In a single window of the Panthera leo isolate Ple1 chromosome A1, P.leo_Ple1_pat1.1, whole genome shotgun sequence genome:
- the SPZ1 gene encoding spermatogenic leucine zipper protein 1 has translation MEVSALSKTLKPTPDLNQESLDPWIIIALFEIGSLPPVSWGSLPSLNSSVHQVTEQQTAQKFENLLKEIKDIIKSVTSCGEKITETKDSFEETSISEDVSELKEKIRELDKINKVLLKNLLGSSDLEKEQNVKKQEMILENQNSKDMVQTFGKDLVSHSEENRPLNETQLSKEKANYRHHHVQEENIKLRSNMEQLLQEAEHWNVQHTELSELIRSYQKSQKDIQETLENNGVHFQIQPNNEVSAKHELEEQVKKLKHDTYSLHLIAALLENECQILQQRIELLKELHHQKEGTWRESPIQINCEQDKKKQKLSETEYKEKMQGRDGTSQKKHKVYKSLDACSKKALNNRFNTHIARRDLVGKKRPSSSLT, from the coding sequence ATGGAAGTGTCCGCCCTCTCCAAAACTCTTAAACCTACTCCTGATCTCAATCAAGAGTCCTTGGATCCTTGGATTATCATTGCCTTATTCGAAATTGGATCCCTTCCCCCTGTCTCCTGGGGTTCTCTCCCTTCCCTAAATAGTAGTGTTCATCAAGTAACTGAACAACAGACTGCACAAAAGTTTGAAAatctcttaaaagaaattaaagacatcatTAAAAGTGTCACAAGTTGTGGAGAGAAGATCACAGAAACAAAAGATTCTTTTGAGGAAACCAGTATTTCTGAGGATGTGtcagaacttaaagaaaaaatcagagaACTTGACAAGATAAATAAAGTGTTATTGAAAAACTTGCTTGGTAGTTCAGACCTAGAGAAAGAACAGAATGTAAAGAAACAGGAGATGATATTGGAAAACCAGAATTCCAAGGACATGGTACAAACTTTTGGAAAGGATTTGGTAAGTCATTCAGAAGAAAACAGACCCCTTAATGAAACTCAATTAAGCAAGGAAAAAGCAAATTACAGACACCATCATGttcaagaagaaaacatcaaACTTAGGAGCAACATGGAGCAGTTACTACAGGAAGCTGAACACTGGAATGTGCAACATACTGAGCTTAGTGAACTAATAAGATCATATCAGAAATCTCAGAAAGACATACAAGAAACTCTTGAAAATAATGGAGTGCATTTCCAAATTCAACCAAATAATGAGGTGTCAGCTAAGCATGAACTGGAGGaacaagtgaagaaactgaaacatGACACATATTCATTGCATTTGATTGCAGCTTTGCTGGAAAATGAATGTCAAATCTTACAGCAGAGAATAGAGCTTCTCAAGGAACTCCATCATCAGAAAGAGGGAACTTGGCGAGAAAGTCCAATTCAGATAAATTGTGaacaagacaagaaaaaacagaaactatCAGAAACAGAGTATAAGGAAAAAATGCAAGGAAGAGATGGTACATCTCAGAAAAAACACAAAGTCTACAAAAGCCTGGATGCTTGTAGTAAGAAAGCGCTTAATAACCGCTTCAATACCCATATTGCAAGAAGAGATCTTGTGGGAAAAAAGAGGCCATCCAGCAGCCtaacttag
- the LOC122222122 gene encoding golgin-45-like, with translation MTTLESLEAKVTLTAAPVRGAGDGMETEEPPRAVEITSGIQPVKHHILQNPRKKAVPGDSPGVLQLGKILAEKAVEVEAVRILVPKAAITHDIPNKNAKVKSLGHHRGEFLGQSEGVGEPRKELSEVKNVLAKLKNSERRLLQDKEGLSSQLRVQTEVNRELKKLLVASVGDDLQYHFERLAREKNQLILENEALGQNTAQLSEQLERMSIQCDVWRSKFLASRVMADELTNSRAGLQRQNRDAQSAIQDLLSEREQFRQEMIATQKLLEEFLVSLQWGREQTYYPSTQPHTTAELALTNHKLAKAVNAHLLGNVGANGQKKVPSPVEFCSTPAEKMAETVLRILDPVTCTEGSPDNPFSESSPTTLLATKKNIGRFHPYTRYENITFNCCNHCQGELIVL, from the coding sequence ATGACTACTCTTGAAAGTTTAGAAGCCAAAGTCACCCTCACTGCAGCCCCAGTCCGAGGAGCAGGAGATGGAATGGAAACCGAGGAGCCACCTAGAGCTGTTGAAATTACCTCTGGAATCCAGCCCGTGAAGCATCACATCCTTCAGAACCCACGGAAGAAAGCCGTTCCAGGAGACAGCCCAGGAGTTCTTCAGCTAGGGAAGATCCTCGCCGAAAAGGCAGTGGAAGTCGAAGCCGTAAGAATATTAGTTCCCAAAGCTGCTATAACCCATGATATCCCCAACAAAAATGCAAAGGTTAAGTCTCTGGGACATCACAGAGGAGAATTCCTTGGTCAGTCGGAGGGCGTTGGAGAACCCAGAAAGGAACTGTCAGAGGTAAAGAATGTACTGGCGAAGCTCAAGAACTCTGAAAGAAGGTTATTACAGGACAAAGAAGGTCTTTCAAGCCAGCTCAGAGTACAGACAGAGGTCAATCGTGAGTTAAAAAAGCTGCTAGTGGCTTCTGTCGGGGATGATCTTCAGTATCACTTTGAACGTCTAGCCCGTGAGAAAAATCAGCTTATTTTAGAAAACGAAGCCCTAGGTCAAAACACAGCTCAACTTTCTGAACAATTAGAACGTATGTCAATACAGTGTGATGTATGGCGAAGTAAATTCCTTGCGAGCAGGGTTATGGCAGATGAATTAACCAACTCCAGGGCAGGCTTACAGCGTCAAAACCGTGATGCACAGAGTGCCATTCAAGATCTCCTGAGTGAACGGGAACAGTTTCGTCAGGAAATGATAGCTACCCAGAAACTCTTGGAGGAGTTCTTAGTCTCTTTGCAGTGGGGAAGAGAGCAAACCTACTACCCAAGTACGCAACCTCACACCACGGCAGAACTAGCGTTAACAAATCACAAGTTGGCAAAAGCGGTCAATGCTCATCTTCTGGGAAATGTCGGTGCTAACGGCCAAAAAAAGGTTCCATCGCCAGTTGAATTCTGCAGCACCCCAGCAGAAAAAATGGCTGAAACGGTTCTACGCATTTTAGATCCAGTTACCTGTACAGAAGGCTCACCTGATAACCCATTTTCTGAGTCTTCACCAACCACCTTGCttgctacaaagaaaaatattggacGATTTCATCCCTATACTAGATATGAAAACATAACTTTCAATTGCTGCAACCACTGCCAGGGAGAACTTATCGTCCTTTAA